The window CTCTTATGACGGCCGGAATGGTGCGGGCGATGATACCGAAATCGCCAACCGGCGTCCAAGTGTCGATGTACTCGTTGTCAAGCTCCATCCAGTGATCGAAGCTAACGTTGGATCGCCCATTGATCTGCCAGAGGCATGTGACGCCAGGCTTGACCGTAAGCCGGCGCATCGCATGCTCATCGTAATGTTCGACCTCGCATGGAAGCGGTGGACGAGGTCCGACGACACTCATTTCGCCGCGCAACACGTTGATGAAGTTGGGCAGCTCGTCGATGCTCGTCCGTCGCAGGATCGAACCGAGTGCGTGCAATCGCGGATCGTTGCGGATCTTTAGGACCGGGCCGTCGACTTCGTTGAAGGCGCGCATTTCATCATGCAGTAAATGCGCGCCCTTTGACATTGTCCGGAATTTGTATAGACGGAACGTTCGCCCGTTTTTGCCGACCCGCGTTTGCAGAAACATCGGCGGCCCAGGCGAGACGATGCTGATCGCGATCGCCGCCAGCAAGAAGAGAGGTGAAGTAATCACCAAGCCGATCAACGCCACTGTGACATCTGTCACGCGCTTAACCGCCCACCACCATCGTGGGACGGTGCGGCCTATCGATAAATCAGGTTGGGACGGAGCAGCTTGAATAGTTTCGATCACGGCCCTAGTGAGGCGTTACCTTCTCCCGCTACCGGCGACCTTCTTGTGCAGCAAGACCGAGCTTAATCGCTTCCCAATCTGGTCGAGGCCCTCGAGGGTGCCGAGTTCACCGCCCAGCGCCGTTCCGAGCTCAATATACGGGACGAATTCGCGCGTATGGTCGCTTCCCGGCGCCGTCGGGTCGCAGCCGTGATCCGCGGTTACGATCAGGCCGTCGCCGGCTCGCAGTTTTGGAGTCAATTCCGCCAAGCGAACGTCCAACTGCTCGAGTGCACGAGCGTAACCCCGCACATCGCGGCGATGGCCGTATTTACTGTCGAAATCATTGAGATTCGTGAACACCAGACCATGCTCGATTTTCTCGAGCAACGAAGCCGTTTGGTTCATCGCATCGTCGTTATCCACAACGCGCACTGACGTCGCAATGCCGTGGCCCGTATAGATGTCGCAGATCTTTCCCACGGCATGCACGGGAACGTTCGCGGCCGCAAGCGTGTCGAGAACGCTCGGAGGAGGCTCGATAGCATAATCACGACGGTTGGGGGTGCGGCTATAGTTGCCGCTCGTGCCAATGAACGGGCGTGCGATTACACGGTTTACATTATTCGGCGGGAGCAGCATTGCACGTGCGCGCTCGCACCAATCATAAAGTGTCGACAGCGGAACGACATCTTCGTGCACCGCGACCTGAAAGACTGAGTCCGCGGACGTGTACAAGATCGGACGTCCGGTGCGCACGTGCTCGTCACCGAGCTCAGCAATAATCTCGGTTCCGGAAGCCGGCTTGTTACCGAGCGGCGCCTTTCCGACAATTTCGGTAAACCGCTCGATGACGTCCGGAGGAAAACCATCAGGATAGGTCGGGAACGGAACGTCAGTGATGATTCCGGCCATCTCCCAATGTCCGGTGATCGTATCTTTACCGCGCGAGCGTTCGCGCAAGCGCGCCACTGCGGCTCGCGGATGTTCTACTTTTGCAACACCGACGATCGGCGTGATATCGCCGAGACCGAGTTGCTCGAACGTCGGGAGATGCAAGCCACCCACGTGCGCCGCAACATTGCCGAGCGTGTTAACCGACGCGGTGTCACCATACGCATCGGCGTCCGGCAAGGCGCCGACGCCACCTGAGTCGATCACCAAGACGACCATCCGCGGCATCGCGCGGCCTTCCCGTCGCACGGAGGCGATGCCTGTGACGCCTCGGAAGACGGCTGCTGCGTGCGCGTCCTTAGTCTCGCCCTTGTCATTTTGCTGACTGCATTCGTTGCTGCGATTCCGCGCGCGGCGTCGGCGCAGATCGATTCGATCGTGCTCCACGCCGATCGCGTCGCGTTCTATAGCGCGAAGTACATCGTGACCGCGGACAACAATGTCAGCGTCCGGCTCACTGACGGCACGACGATCACCGGCCGCACGTTCTGGATGGACTTGAAATCAAACCGCTTCATGGTCGCAGGCGGCGTCCACGTCGTGCACGGATCGATCAGTTACGATGGCGCAGCATTCTCGGAGTTCATCGACTACAAGCGGGCGTATTTCTTGCCACTCTTGAGCGAACCCGATCGCTGGACATTCCTTGACGAAGATTATTCGAAACCCGTTCCCGGACGCGAAATGCCGGGAGACACGTTCGAATTTCCGGACACCGGCGGCGATCACGCATTCGTGCTCGCAAAGCAAGCCAAGATTATTCCGAAGACGGGCGTCGAGTTTAAGCCGGCCCGCATCTACGCGTTCGGAGCATATACGCCGGCGCCAGAATACTACGTGAACTTTTCTCCGAATCCGTACTTCGCAGAGAATTCTTTGGCCGGCGCAACGGGTGCGGTCGGCTATCCGTTCATGGGTTCGAAGAATGCGACGTCGACGCTCTACGGCCGCTATGATTCCGCTAACGGACTGTACCTCGCGGCGGAGGAAAACCTCGCCTCACCAAACGCATATGCCGTTTTCTCGATCAATCCGCTCACGCGTCCGGGCAAACAGTACAATTTTCTCGGCTCATACAAGACGCCGAACCAGCGATTTCAGCTGACGAACTTCGATCAGTTCTTTGCGTTTCAGTCCGGCTTTTCGCAGCCCCTGAATTCGAGCGCGCTGGAGAACGAGCAGCTCACGTACGGCTTGCGAAATTCGTTCCTGCAACTTAACGCGAATGAGTACCAGGACAGTTTGCTGGCGCAGCCGGCACCGGATTCAAACGG of the Candidatus Baltobacteraceae bacterium genome contains:
- a CDS encoding sugar transferase, producing MIETIQAAPSQPDLSIGRTVPRWWWAVKRVTDVTVALIGLVITSPLFLLAAIAISIVSPGPPMFLQTRVGKNGRTFRLYKFRTMSKGAHLLHDEMRAFNEVDGPVLKIRNDPRLHALGSILRRTSIDELPNFINVLRGEMSVVGPRPPLPCEVEHYDEHAMRRLTVKPGVTCLWQINGRSNVSFDHWMELDNEYIDTWTPVGDFGIIARTIPAVIRGIGAH
- a CDS encoding phosphopentomutase, with the protein product MPRMVVLVIDSGGVGALPDADAYGDTASVNTLGNVAAHVGGLHLPTFEQLGLGDITPIVGVAKVEHPRAAVARLRERSRGKDTITGHWEMAGIITDVPFPTYPDGFPPDVIERFTEIVGKAPLGNKPASGTEIIAELGDEHVRTGRPILYTSADSVFQVAVHEDVVPLSTLYDWCERARAMLLPPNNVNRVIARPFIGTSGNYSRTPNRRDYAIEPPPSVLDTLAAANVPVHAVGKICDIYTGHGIATSVRVVDNDDAMNQTASLLEKIEHGLVFTNLNDFDSKYGHRRDVRGYARALEQLDVRLAELTPKLRAGDGLIVTADHGCDPTAPGSDHTREFVPYIELGTALGGELGTLEGLDQIGKRLSSVLLHKKVAGSGRR